From a single Maritimibacter sp. DP1N21-5 genomic region:
- the paaK gene encoding phenylacetate--CoA ligase PaaK, translated as MKDLTPDRATLDPIEIASLDEIRALQLDRLKWSVRHAYDNVPMYRTRFDEAGVHPDDLQSLSDLAKFPFTYKGDLRDNYPFGLFAVPREKIVRVHASSGTTGKPTVVGYTAGDISNWADLIARSLRASGVRPGDIVHNAYGYGLFTGGLGAHYGIERLGATAVPVSGGMTERQVTLIQDFAPKAIMVTPSYMLNILEQFHKLGLDPRGSSLQVGIFGAEPWTDAMRKEVEDAFDMHAVDIYGLSEIMGPGVANECVETKDGPVIWEDHFLPEIIDPETGEVLPDGELGELVFTTLTKEGLPMIRYRTRDLTRLLPGTARSMRRMEKITGRSDDMIILRGVNVFPTQIEEQVLATGGIAPHFQIELYKAGRMDAMRVQVEALPNAADEASKNAAARMLSKRIKDIVGVSTDIVVNDPGQVARSEGKAKRVVDNGGKG; from the coding sequence ATGAAGGACCTGACCCCCGACCGTGCGACGCTCGATCCCATCGAAATCGCGTCTCTCGACGAAATCCGGGCACTGCAACTGGACCGGCTGAAGTGGTCGGTGCGCCATGCCTATGACAACGTGCCGATGTATCGGACGCGTTTCGACGAGGCGGGTGTCCATCCCGATGACCTCCAGTCACTCTCCGACCTCGCGAAGTTTCCCTTCACCTATAAGGGCGACCTGCGCGACAACTATCCCTTCGGTCTTTTCGCCGTGCCGCGCGAGAAGATCGTTCGGGTGCACGCCAGTTCGGGCACGACCGGAAAGCCGACGGTCGTGGGCTATACGGCAGGCGATATTTCAAACTGGGCCGACCTCATCGCGCGAAGCCTGCGGGCGTCGGGCGTCAGGCCCGGCGATATCGTCCACAACGCCTATGGCTATGGTCTCTTCACCGGCGGCCTCGGCGCGCACTACGGGATCGAGCGGCTCGGTGCCACGGCGGTCCCGGTGTCGGGCGGGATGACCGAGCGGCAGGTGACGCTCATTCAGGACTTCGCGCCTAAGGCGATCATGGTCACACCCTCTTACATGCTCAACATCCTTGAGCAATTTCATAAGCTTGGCCTTGATCCGCGCGGATCGTCCCTGCAAGTTGGCATCTTTGGCGCCGAGCCCTGGACCGACGCCATGCGCAAGGAGGTCGAGGATGCCTTCGACATGCACGCGGTCGACATCTATGGCCTGTCCGAGATCATGGGGCCGGGCGTGGCCAACGAATGCGTAGAGACGAAGGATGGCCCGGTGATCTGGGAAGATCACTTCCTGCCCGAGATTATCGACCCGGAAACCGGCGAGGTGTTGCCGGACGGCGAGCTGGGCGAGCTGGTCTTCACGACCTTGACCAAGGAAGGCCTGCCGATGATCCGGTATCGGACCCGCGACCTGACCCGGCTGCTGCCCGGCACGGCCCGGTCGATGCGACGGATGGAGAAGATTACCGGGCGCTCGGATGACATGATCATCCTGCGCGGCGTGAACGTCTTCCCGACCCAGATCGAGGAACAGGTCTTGGCCACCGGTGGCATTGCGCCGCATTTCCAGATCGAGCTCTACAAGGCAGGTCGTATGGACGCTATGCGCGTGCAGGTCGAGGCTTTGCCGAACGCCGCGGACGAGGCCTCCAAGAATGCGGCGGCGCGGATGCTGTCCAAGCGGATCAAGGACATTGTCGGCGTCTCGACCGACATCGTCGTCAATGATCCGGGGCAGGTGGCCCGATCCGAGGGCAAGGCCAAGCGCGTGGTGGATAACGGGGGGAAGGGCTGA
- a CDS encoding Phenylacetic acid catabolic protein produces MTSDFDTMTLTDYLAAGGRLTSPGNVPPRYRAELLKIMSTFVDSNLAGAAGFAEQINGGPGIAAREASARIVAEKLANARAVLALMGDFGADTARYVDQHPWHTRLPRDADIGASRVETDMRLAVLNYPMTDWADAVVMNLLMGHAVCVQLGEMSRVSYQPLAEVLRDVAKVEETHATLAELGVARLALEGVDVQDSLDYWMPRVATSFGIGSPERFEQLRKMGLRHDSNDMLKAAWMERITPILAKLG; encoded by the coding sequence ATGACCAGTGATTTCGATACCATGACGCTGACCGACTACCTGGCCGCAGGCGGTCGCCTCACCTCTCCCGGCAATGTGCCGCCGCGCTACCGGGCGGAACTCCTGAAGATCATGTCGACCTTCGTGGACTCGAACCTCGCAGGTGCTGCCGGTTTCGCAGAGCAGATCAACGGTGGGCCCGGCATCGCGGCGCGGGAGGCTTCGGCCCGGATCGTGGCCGAAAAGCTCGCCAATGCGCGCGCCGTTCTCGCGCTCATGGGCGATTTCGGCGCCGACACCGCGCGCTACGTGGACCAGCATCCCTGGCACACGCGGCTACCCCGTGACGCCGACATCGGCGCAAGTCGGGTCGAGACCGACATGAGGCTTGCCGTGCTCAACTACCCGATGACCGATTGGGCCGACGCGGTGGTCATGAACCTTCTGATGGGCCACGCGGTCTGCGTCCAACTGGGCGAGATGTCCCGGGTCAGCTACCAGCCGCTCGCCGAGGTCCTGCGCGACGTCGCCAAGGTCGAGGAAACCCACGCCACGCTGGCGGAACTAGGCGTCGCGCGGCTCGCACTGGAGGGCGTCGACGTGCAAGACTCGCTCGACTACTGGATGCCGCGCGTGGCCACCAGCTTTGGCATCGGAAGCCCCGAACGCTTCGAACAGCTTCGCAAGATGGGCCTGCGGCACGACAGCAACGACATGCTCAAGGCGGCGTGGATGGAGCGCATAACCCCGATCCTCGCGAAACTCGGGTAG
- the pcaF gene encoding 3-oxoadipyl-CoA thiolase produces the protein MTDAFICDAQRTPIGRYGGALSSVRTDDLAAVPIAALMARNPGVDWAKVDDVIFGDANQAGEDNRNVARMAALLAGLPVDVPGTTVNRLCASGMDAVGMASRGLKAGDYDLAIAGGVESMSRAPFVMPKATSAFSRSNAVYDTTIGWRFVNKKMDAQFGTHSMPQTADNVATDYNINREDQDAFAVRSQAAWAKAQEAGLFADEIAPVTIPNRKGDPTVVDTDEHPRPGTGMDQLAKLKGVNGADLTVTAGNASGVNDGAAAILMASEAGVKAHGLSPMARVVAMQAAGVEPRVMGIGPVPATRKVLARTGLTIDQMDVIELNEAFAAQGLATLRELGIADDDPRVNPLGGAIALGHPLGMSGARLVMTAAYQLKRSGGRYALCTMCVGVGQGTAMIIERV, from the coding sequence ATGACCGACGCTTTCATCTGCGATGCGCAACGCACGCCCATCGGCCGGTATGGCGGTGCGCTGTCGTCCGTGCGGACCGACGATCTTGCCGCGGTGCCGATCGCCGCGCTCATGGCCCGCAATCCCGGCGTGGATTGGGCCAAGGTCGATGACGTGATCTTCGGTGATGCGAACCAGGCAGGTGAAGACAACCGCAACGTGGCGCGCATGGCCGCACTCCTGGCCGGACTTCCGGTCGACGTGCCCGGCACCACGGTGAACCGCCTCTGCGCCTCGGGAATGGATGCCGTCGGCATGGCGTCACGCGGACTGAAGGCCGGCGACTACGACCTCGCCATCGCGGGCGGCGTCGAAAGCATGTCGCGTGCGCCCTTCGTGATGCCGAAAGCCACCAGCGCCTTCTCCCGGTCTAACGCGGTCTATGACACCACGATTGGCTGGCGCTTCGTGAACAAGAAGATGGACGCGCAATTCGGCACCCATTCGATGCCACAGACCGCCGACAACGTGGCTACCGATTACAACATCAACCGCGAAGATCAGGATGCCTTCGCGGTCCGTTCGCAGGCCGCTTGGGCCAAGGCGCAGGAAGCAGGCCTCTTCGCGGACGAAATCGCCCCGGTGACGATCCCGAACCGCAAGGGCGATCCGACGGTGGTCGACACCGACGAACACCCGCGCCCCGGCACAGGGATGGATCAACTCGCGAAGCTCAAGGGCGTGAATGGGGCCGACCTGACCGTTACCGCCGGAAACGCCTCCGGCGTGAACGACGGCGCGGCGGCGATCCTCATGGCGTCGGAAGCTGGCGTAAAGGCGCACGGCCTCTCCCCCATGGCCCGTGTCGTTGCGATGCAGGCGGCGGGCGTCGAACCCCGCGTCATGGGCATCGGGCCGGTTCCGGCCACGCGCAAGGTGCTCGCGCGCACGGGGCTCACCATCGACCAGATGGATGTGATAGAATTGAACGAAGCCTTCGCGGCCCAGGGGCTTGCCACCCTGCGCGAGCTTGGCATCGCAGATGACGATCCCCGGGTGAACCCGTTGGGCGGCGCCATCGCACTTGGGCACCCCCTTGGGATGTCCGGGGCGCGGCTCGTGATGACGGCGGCCTATCAGCTCAAACGCAGCGGCGGGCGCTATGCGCTTTGCACGATGTGCGTGGGCGTGGGCCAGGGGACGGCGATGATTATCGAGCGCGTCTGA
- the paaA gene encoding 1,2-phenylacetyl-CoA epoxidase subunit PaaA, with protein sequence MYAQMVKSTGQGVKSREEMSPEERDFQDKVDADIRIEPRDWMPEGYKKTLIRQIGQHAHSEIVGQLPEGNWITRAPTLERKMILLAKVQDEAGHGLYLYCAAETLGVTRDEMTEMLLSGKMKYSSIFNYPTLTWADIGAVGWLVDGAAIMNQVPLQRTSYGPYARAMVRICKEESFHQRQGYDIMMRMAQGSEAQKRMAQDALNRFWYPSLMMFGPSDANSVHSEQSMAWKIKINTNDELRQKFVDQTVPQAEYLGLTVPDENLKWNEEKGGYDFSEPDWDEFFDVLKGAGPVNSDRLTARQKAWDDGAWVREGLLAHADKKAARKVAAE encoded by the coding sequence ATGTATGCACAGATGGTCAAATCCACCGGACAGGGCGTGAAATCCCGCGAGGAGATGAGCCCCGAAGAACGCGACTTTCAGGACAAGGTCGATGCCGATATCCGCATCGAGCCGCGCGACTGGATGCCCGAGGGCTACAAGAAAACGCTGATCCGCCAGATCGGCCAGCATGCGCATTCCGAGATCGTCGGTCAGCTGCCCGAGGGCAACTGGATCACCCGCGCGCCGACGCTCGAGCGCAAGATGATCCTTCTGGCAAAGGTGCAGGACGAAGCGGGTCATGGCCTTTACCTCTACTGCGCCGCCGAAACGCTAGGCGTGACCCGCGACGAGATGACCGAGATGCTCTTGTCGGGCAAGATGAAGTATTCCTCGATCTTCAACTACCCGACGCTCACCTGGGCCGACATCGGCGCGGTCGGCTGGCTGGTCGATGGAGCCGCGATCATGAATCAGGTGCCGCTCCAACGGACGTCCTACGGCCCCTATGCGCGCGCCATGGTGCGGATCTGCAAGGAGGAATCCTTCCACCAGCGGCAGGGCTACGACATCATGATGCGCATGGCCCAAGGGTCCGAGGCACAAAAGCGTATGGCGCAGGATGCGCTCAATCGCTTCTGGTATCCCTCGCTCATGATGTTCGGCCCGTCGGATGCCAACTCCGTGCACTCGGAACAGTCGATGGCGTGGAAGATCAAGATCAACACCAATGACGAGCTGCGCCAGAAATTCGTGGATCAGACGGTGCCGCAGGCCGAATACCTTGGCCTAACCGTGCCCGACGAGAACCTCAAGTGGAACGAGGAAAAGGGCGGCTACGACTTTTCCGAACCCGATTGGGACGAGTTCTTCGACGTGCTCAAGGGTGCGGGTCCGGTGAACTCCGACCGTCTGACCGCGCGCCAGAAGGCCTGGGACGACGGCGCCTGGGTGCGCGAGGGGCTGCTGGCCCATGCCGACAAGAAAGCTGCCCGCAAGGTCGCGGCGGAATAG
- the paaE gene encoding 1,2-phenylacetyl-CoA epoxidase subunit PaaE, whose product MARFHELEVTDIKKTIRDAVVVTLKPSDAEAFAFIQGQYLTFRRDFDGEELRRSYSICAGLDDGILQVGIKRVEGGAFSTWANEDLKIGDRVEAMPPMGRFHTPLDASAGKNYVGFAGGSGITPVLSILKSTLAREPRSTFTLVYANRGVATIMFREELEDLKNTYMGRLAVIHVLETDAQEIDLFTGRIDEEKVGALMRSGFLDAEDIDTAFICGPEPMMLGIAAGLRAAGLAEEQIKFELFASSQPGRLAKRVISKEAAKGGNQAQIVVTLDGSTRTVDASKELSVLDAARAGDLDAPYSCKAGVCSTCRCRVIEGEVEMVTNHALEDYEVEKGYVLSCQSFPVTDRVVVDYDQ is encoded by the coding sequence TTGGCACGGTTCCACGAACTCGAAGTCACCGACATCAAGAAGACCATCCGCGATGCGGTTGTGGTGACGCTGAAGCCTTCGGATGCAGAGGCCTTTGCCTTTATCCAGGGCCAATACCTGACCTTCCGTCGGGACTTCGACGGCGAGGAACTGCGCCGGTCCTATTCGATCTGCGCGGGGCTCGATGACGGCATCCTTCAGGTGGGCATCAAGCGCGTCGAAGGCGGGGCCTTCTCGACCTGGGCCAACGAGGACCTCAAGATCGGTGACCGGGTCGAGGCGATGCCGCCCATGGGTCGGTTCCACACGCCGCTCGACGCGAGTGCCGGCAAGAATTACGTCGGCTTCGCCGGTGGCTCGGGCATCACGCCAGTCCTCTCGATCCTGAAGTCCACCCTCGCCCGCGAGCCGCGCTCGACCTTCACGCTGGTCTACGCGAACCGGGGGGTGGCCACGATCATGTTCCGCGAAGAACTGGAGGACCTGAAGAACACCTATATGGGCCGGCTCGCAGTGATCCATGTGCTGGAAACCGACGCGCAGGAGATCGACCTTTTCACAGGTCGGATCGACGAGGAAAAGGTGGGCGCGCTCATGCGCTCGGGCTTCCTTGACGCCGAGGACATCGACACTGCCTTCATCTGCGGGCCCGAGCCCATGATGCTCGGCATCGCCGCCGGGCTAAGGGCCGCGGGACTTGCCGAAGAACAGATCAAATTCGAGCTCTTCGCCTCGTCCCAGCCGGGACGGCTCGCCAAGCGCGTGATCTCCAAAGAGGCCGCGAAGGGCGGCAACCAGGCGCAGATCGTCGTGACGCTCGATGGATCGACCCGCACCGTGGACGCATCGAAAGAGCTGTCCGTGCTCGACGCGGCCCGTGCGGGCGACCTTGATGCGCCCTATTCCTGCAAGGCGGGGGTCTGTTCGACCTGCCGCTGCCGCGTCATCGAAGGAGAAGTCGAGATGGTCACGAACCATGCGCTCGAGGACTATGAAGTCGAAAAGGGCTATGTCCTGTCCTGCCAATCCTTCCCGGTCACGGACCGCGTGGTGGTCGATTATGACCAGTGA
- a CDS encoding TetR/AcrR family transcriptional regulator, translated as MARSIARDHDEKRAAILRGAARVFARDGFDRASMTQLARECGISKANVYHYYTSKDAILYDVLDGYLADLTDRVTGLDLGGATPEDALRRVVVEIMLAYEGADDEHRVQMSGVDLLPPDQQRVLKGYQRQIVDFVAEILAHVAPGLKSNGPKLRQATMALFGMLNWYYMWSADAGRAERVAYAELVAEMTLGGLRAL; from the coding sequence ATGGCGCGGAGCATCGCGCGGGACCATGATGAAAAGCGTGCGGCGATCCTCCGGGGCGCCGCGCGTGTCTTTGCGCGCGACGGGTTCGACCGGGCGTCGATGACGCAGCTCGCGCGGGAATGCGGGATCTCGAAGGCGAACGTCTACCACTACTACACGTCGAAAGATGCGATCCTTTACGACGTGCTGGACGGATACCTCGCCGATCTGACCGACCGGGTCACGGGGCTCGACCTTGGCGGGGCGACGCCGGAGGATGCGCTGCGCCGGGTCGTGGTCGAGATCATGCTGGCCTATGAAGGCGCGGATGACGAGCACCGGGTCCAGATGTCGGGTGTCGACCTTCTGCCCCCGGATCAACAGCGGGTGCTCAAGGGCTACCAAAGACAGATCGTCGACTTCGTCGCGGAGATCCTTGCGCATGTCGCGCCGGGGCTGAAGTCCAATGGGCCAAAGCTCCGCCAGGCGACCATGGCGCTCTTCGGGATGCTGAACTGGTATTACATGTGGAGCGCCGATGCCGGCCGTGCCGAGCGGGTCGCCTATGCCGAGCTGGTCGCCGAGATGACGCTCGGCGGCCTGCGCGCGCTCTAG
- the paaC gene encoding 1,2-phenylacetyl-CoA epoxidase subunit PaaC: MDPKFEALLRLGDNALILGHRVSEWCGHAPVLEEDIALANTALDLLGQTNLWLEYAGEVEGKGRSADDLAFLRDAWDFRNVLLVELPNGDFGQTILRQFLFDAFNLINLRALTGSSDPRIAEIAEKAAKEAAYHVDRSSGTVIGLGDGTEESHRRMQEALNILYPYAQELFIADEVDAAVAEAGVIPSPDTLKADYDALVNGVLAEATLSLPEAHFGHRGSGKTGRMHTEHLGHLLTQMQWLQRAYPGNAW; the protein is encoded by the coding sequence ATGGACCCGAAATTCGAAGCTCTGCTGCGTCTGGGCGACAACGCCCTGATCCTTGGCCACCGCGTGTCGGAATGGTGCGGGCACGCGCCTGTCTTGGAAGAGGACATCGCGCTCGCCAACACCGCGCTCGATCTCCTGGGCCAGACAAACCTCTGGCTGGAATACGCGGGCGAAGTCGAGGGCAAGGGCCGTTCGGCCGATGACCTCGCCTTCCTGCGCGACGCCTGGGATTTCCGCAACGTACTGCTGGTCGAGCTGCCCAACGGCGACTTCGGCCAGACGATCCTGCGCCAGTTCCTGTTCGATGCTTTTAACCTGATCAACCTGCGGGCCCTCACGGGGTCGAGCGATCCACGCATCGCCGAGATTGCCGAGAAGGCCGCGAAAGAAGCCGCCTATCACGTCGACCGCTCGTCTGGCACGGTGATCGGCCTTGGCGACGGGACCGAGGAAAGCCACCGCAGGATGCAGGAGGCGCTCAACATCCTCTATCCCTATGCGCAGGAACTGTTCATCGCGGACGAAGTGGACGCGGCGGTTGCCGAGGCGGGGGTGATCCCCTCGCCCGACACGCTCAAGGCCGATTACGACGCTCTGGTGAACGGCGTGCTTGCCGAAGCGACGCTGTCCCTGCCCGAGGCGCATTTCGGACATCGCGGGTCCGGCAAGACGGGCCGGATGCACACCGAACACCTGGGCCATCTCCTGACCCAGATGCAGTGGCTCCAGCGCGCCTATCCGGGAAACGCGTGGTAA
- the paaD gene encoding 1,2-phenylacetyl-CoA epoxidase subunit PaaD has translation MRPTTDQIWDWLDSVPDPEIPVITLTDLGIIRDVAWEGDTCVVTVTPTYSGCPATSVINLDIENALRDHGLERIELKRQLSPPWTTDWMSERGREKLEKYGIAPPQPAGGPDKCPNCASPNVEKLSQFGSTPCKAQWRCKDCLEPFDYFKCI, from the coding sequence ATGCGCCCCACCACCGACCAGATATGGGACTGGCTCGACAGCGTCCCCGACCCGGAAATCCCGGTGATCACGCTGACTGACCTCGGCATCATCCGGGACGTGGCGTGGGAGGGCGACACCTGTGTCGTGACCGTCACGCCCACCTACTCAGGTTGTCCGGCGACGAGCGTGATCAACCTCGATATCGAGAATGCCCTGCGTGACCACGGATTGGAGCGGATCGAGTTGAAACGACAGCTTTCGCCGCCCTGGACCACCGACTGGATGTCCGAGCGCGGACGAGAGAAGTTGGAAAAGTATGGTATTGCGCCGCCACAACCGGCGGGCGGCCCCGATAAATGTCCGAATTGTGCAAGCCCCAATGTGGAGAAGCTGAGCCAGTTCGGATCGACCCCCTGCAAGGCGCAATGGCGGTGCAAGGACTGCCTCGAGCCTTTCGACTATTTCAAGTGCATCTGA
- the paaB gene encoding 1,2-phenylacetyl-CoA epoxidase subunit PaaB, whose protein sequence is MKKEWPLWEIFIRGQHGLSHRHVGSLHAPDAETAILNARDVYTRRNEGVSIWVVKAADITATAPGDKGPIFEPSETKVYRHPTFYDIPDEIGHM, encoded by the coding sequence ATGAAAAAAGAATGGCCCCTGTGGGAAATCTTCATTCGCGGGCAGCACGGGCTGTCGCACCGGCATGTCGGTTCGCTTCATGCGCCAGATGCCGAGACCGCGATCCTGAACGCGCGGGACGTCTATACCCGCCGCAACGAAGGCGTGTCGATCTGGGTGGTCAAGGCTGCGGACATCACCGCCACTGCGCCGGGCGACAAGGGCCCGATCTTCGAGCCCAGCGAAACCAAGGTCTACCGCCACCCGACCTTCTACGACATTCCCGACGAAATAGGGCACATGTGA